One genomic window of Salvia miltiorrhiza cultivar Shanhuang (shh) chromosome 4, IMPLAD_Smil_shh, whole genome shotgun sequence includes the following:
- the LOC131021730 gene encoding protein CPR-5-like — MDAPLHRHATSPDSCAAEDPAVMMSTSHTIDAPQPTSRRKINKKKQTVVSDNASLESSSNCSSAASYSKKGIKIPRNPKRIRVGPLTAGPRNVGLSDVDALGLPLGMSIAAVVAQVLEKKNAAGKKISVDYLSAICGLAVRESIGNVFGDKFNNLVTNFETSFRSTLTTLQLISCSSQNDGEKLQGARFVGCSCSVTSNMTCGDTYKDSACPPEATEKESCVHANITKRQQVSGYQDSTSESSNLSSHFRIGDMACLSSNGDGPVAYAHRTSADGQCHTLSEMEEKMNMTSQQLILHDKRTEQQLACASPNQFSMLSTIEKSVMEQTRSNELKTFEIGLTMKKLQLKERQLELNSNANILERWKLSMGISKASFKAEKFKTEIQDTRQVELLKKCLDFLVGGLIIMLFALGYGTYVYSHQRIVEAIEACSPYMESKSWWMPNAVSSFNSGLQLLRCQIQVFSRMLFGVIMIAAIAFLLIQRSSSSHQTMPVTVILLLLGVGCGYAGKFCIDTLGGSGNHWLVYWEALCLLHFFSNIFHSTLYTVLNGPILVAERVDHNYVFPYWMRKSLFYATLLFLPLLCGFMPFASPLEWFKHFSSQGTDFLTF; from the exons ATGGATGCCCCTCTCCACCGCCACGCCACATCACCGGACAGCTGTGCCGCCGAAGATCCGGCGGTCATGATGTCAACCAGCCACACAATCGACGCCCCGCAACCAACATCGAGAAGAAAGATTAATAAGAAGAAACAGACAGTAGTTTCGGACAATGCATCATTAGAGTCTTCGAGTAATTGTAGCTCTGCGGCCTCGTATTCGAAAAAGGGTATCAAGATTCCTAGAAATCCTAAAAGAATTCGCGTCGGGCCGCTGACAGCGGGCCCGAGAAATGTCGGGCTGAGTGATGTTGACGCCCTCGGCCTTCCTCTCGGAATGTCGATTGCCGCTGTAGTCGCTCag GTTTTGGAGAAGAAAAATGCAGCTGGCAAAAAGATTTCGGTGGATTATCTGTCTGCG ATTTGTGGTCTGGCCGTGAGGGAATCTATAGGAAAC GTTTTTGgggataaatttaataatttggtGACGAACTTTGAGACATCATTTCGGAGTACACTGAcgactttgcagttaatcagttgtTCATCTCAAAATGATGGTGAAAAACTCCAAGGAGCAAGATTTGTAGGGTGTTCTTGCTCAGTGACAAGCAATATGACGTGTGGTGACACATATAAGGATTCTGCTTGTCCTCCTGAGGCTACGGAGAAAGAATCATGTGTGCATGCAAATATCACCAAACGACAGCAAGTATCTGGATATCAGGATAGTACTTCTGAATCTAGCAACCTCTCGTCTCATTTTAGAATAGGAGATATGGCATGCCTTTCCAGTAATGGAGATGGCCCGGTGGCATATGCCCACAGAACTAGCGCTGATGGGCAATGCCATACTCTCTCAGAAATGGAGGAGAAGATGAATATGACAAGTCAACAGCTTATTCTGCATGATAAACGAACTGAGCAGCAGTTAGCTTGTGCTTCTCCAAACCAATTTTCTATGCTAAGCACGATCGAAAAATCAGTCATGGAGCAGACTCGCTCTAATGAGCTAAAGACATTTGAAATTGGTCTTACCATGAAAAAGTTGCAGCTTAAAGAAAGACAATTAGAGCTGAATTCTAATGCCAATATTCTCGAGAGATGGAAATTATCAATGGGTATCTCAAAGGCTTCTTTCAAAGCTGAAAAGTTCAAAACTGAGATACAAGACACGAGACAAGTGGAGCTACTCAAGAAGTGCTTAGATTTTCTAGTAGGTGGTCTAATCATCATGTTGTTTGCACTTGGATATGGAACATACGTCTACTCACACCAAAGAATTGTTGAAGCTATTGAAGCTTGCTCTCCCTACATG gAATCTAAATCTTGGTGGATGCCAAATGCAGTGTCAAGTTTCAACTCAGGCCTGCAGCTATTGAgatgtcaaattcaagtattCAGTCGCATGTTGTTTGGTGTGATAATGATTGCGGCAATTGCCTTCTTACTCATTCAGAGATCATCGTCTTCTCATCAGACAATGCCTGTGACTGTCATACTGTTGCTCTTAGGGGTGGGATGTGGTTATGCTGGGAAGTTCTGCATTGACACGTTAGGGGGCAGCGGAAATCATTGGTTAGTCTATTGGGAAGCCCTATGCTTGCTGCATTTCTTCTCCAACATCTTCCATTCTACTTTGTATACTGTTCTCAATGGACCTATCCTAGTTGCTGAAAGGGTCGACCACAATTATGTGTTTCCGTACTGGATGAGAAAGTCGCTGTTCTATGCTACGCTGCTATTTCTCCCGTTGTTGTGTGGTTTCATGCCCTTTGCGAGCCCTTTGGAGTGGTTTAAGCATTTTTCGTCGCAGGGGACAGATTTCTTGACATTTTGA
- the LOC131021731 gene encoding protein HEAT INTOLERANT 4-like: protein MRKGTKRKATHKEPKTKPAEDQKNEPSQSPAQETNSEEPSRNAEPEPTKGAAGKDRRKRAKVEKPETATEYFPEKRNLEDLWLQVFPVGTEWDQLDTVYEYKWNFSNLEEALEEGGELHNKKVYLFGCTEPQLVPYKDQSKVTMIPVVVAVVSPFPPSDKIGIKSVQRETEEIVPMKRMKMDWVPYIPLEKRESQVERLKNSQIFILSCNQRRAGLRHLKIERVKKFEYCLPYFYDPLQEDELEQSTVVDLLFPIDPKPVFCEFDWELDELEEFTDKLIEEEELPADQKEPFKDYVKEKVREAKKANREAREARRKAREEMSQQSRAAFENMKFYKFYPVPTPDTPDVSSVKSPFINRYYGKAHKVI, encoded by the exons ATGAGGAAGGGAACCAAGCGTAAGGCAACGCACAAGGAGCCTAAGACCAAGCCTGCAGAGGATCAGAAAAACGAGCCTAGCCAATCGCCAGCTCAAGAGACCAACTCGGAGGAGCCCAGCCGCAATGCTGAGCCAGAGCCGACCAAAGGAGCAGCTGGAAAGGACAGACGGAAGCGAGCTAAGGTTGAAAAGCCGGAAACCGCGACTGAGTATTTCCCCGAGAAGCGCAATTTG GAGGATCTCTGGCTGCAGGTTTTTCCGGTGGGCACAGAG TGGGATCAGTTGGACACGGTGTATGAGTACAAGTGGAACTTCTCTAATTTGGAA GAAGCTCTTGAAGAAGGGGGAGAGTTACATAATAAGAAGGTCTATCTATTCGGCTGTACAGAGC CTCAATTGGTTCCTTACAAAGATCAATCAAAAGTTACAATGATACCTGTTGTGGTTGCT GTGGTATCACCTTTCCCTCCATCTGACAAAATTGGTATCAAATCAGTTCAGAGGGAGACTGAAGAAATTGTGCCTATGAAGCGGATGAAAATGGATTGGGTCCCTTATATACCTCTTGAGAAAAG GGAATCTCAAGTTGAAAGACTTAAAAACTCTCAAATTTTCATCTTGAGCTGTAATCAAAGGAG GGCTGGTCTAAGACATCTGAAGATAGAGCGTGTAAAGAAGTTCGAGTACTGCCTACCTT ACTTTTATGATCCCCTTCAGGAAGATGAACTAGAGCAGAGCACAGTGGTTGACCTTTTATTTCCTATTGATCCCAAGCCG GTTTTCTGCGAGTTTGATTGGGAACTTGATGAGCTAGAG GAATTCACTGATAAGCTGATTGAGGAAGAGGAGTTACCTGCTGATCAAAAAGAGCCCTTCAAG GACTATGTGAAGGAGAAAGTCCGTGAAGCAAAAAAAGCTAATCGTGAG GCAAGGGAAGCCCGTAGAAAGGCACGGGAGGAAATGAGCCAACAATCAAGGGCTGCGTTTGAGAATATGAAATTCTACAAATTTTATCCAGTACCTACACCCGACACTCCAGATGTATCCAGTGTAAAG TCTCCGTTCATTAATAGATACTACGGGAAGGCTCACAAGGTTATATGA
- the LOC131023448 gene encoding UDP-glycosyltransferase 13-like gives MGQLIPFFRFAANLHSRGAITTIITVEPTVSAAESDCLSNFVATFPHIKCLQLHLLPHKKSQLTNDDPFFIQWSASPTQSISYAFFPLAASLRRCRRSPCPHPSPPPRLPPHLHTHHHLPQIILHHGRHNNDRLKVPHNNDRLKIPNLGSIPVSSIPPPLLDLNHYFAVPITTNTAALERRSIATFVVEP, from the coding sequence ATGGGCCAACTCATCCCCTTCTTCCGCTTCGCCGCTAACCTCCACTCCCGCGGCGCTATCACCACCATCATCACCGTCGAGCCTACCGTTAGTGCGGCAGAATCCGACTGCCTCTCTAACTTCGTCGCCACATTTCCACACATCAAATGCCTCCAACTCCATCTCCTCCCTCACAAGAAATCCCAACTCACCAACGACGATCCTTTCTTCATCCAATGGAGCGCATCGCCAACTCAATCCATCTCTTATGCTTTCTTCCCTCTCGCCGCCTCTCTCCGCCGTTGTCGTCGATCACCCTGTCCTCATCCGAGTCCTCCACCTCGCCTCCCTCCCCATTTACACACCCATCACCACCTCCCCCAGATTATTCTCCATCATGGTCGTCACAACAACGACCGCCTCAAAGTCCCCCACAACAACGACCGCCTCAAAATCCCTAATTTAGGCTCCATCCCTGTCTCGAGCATTCCTCCGCCGTTGCTCGACCTCAACCACTACTTCGCCGTCCCGATCACAACAAACACGGCGGCGCTCGAGAGGCGTTCTATCGCCACCTTTGTTGTTGAGCCCTAG